A stretch of Endozoicomonas sp. SCSIO W0465 DNA encodes these proteins:
- a CDS encoding IS1182 family transposase encodes MSSIKFKDNPADFDQHLMFPSNIFDLLPPDHDCFVFEDIFKHIDTSEVEKQYHHLGQNAYHPRLIISILIYAYSHGVFSSREIERRCNQDLAFMYIAKQHCPNFRVLSDFRKNQATFFKSSFKQSVLLARELQMASLGHIALDGSKFKADSSKHKAMSYARLKAKEAELMAEVEALIKKAETSDSEEDDAYQQETGYSIPEDLQFKQERLEKIQEAKKALEEREQALNPDKPIDDKKQISFADHDARIMGKKGSGYQYSYNAQISVDSDNGIIVGQHISQHANDKQEVKPALEAIAEATDNASIGKMSEDNGYYSGPNLQAFDDANIDAYMATDRQEKPATEGLEDSDRKFVKADFIYHEADDSFTCPAGEKLIYNTASKAKHKSYRVSKDICRDCPLRKRCSGDNKDPGKVIRTDRHEAIRQAMNRKMETKEAKAVYERRKVIAEPPFGQIKNSGFRGFSVRGKEKVAGEFSLVCSAYNFKKIVKSVSTGSIRLEEAKRLKMAA; translated from the coding sequence ATGTCATCAATCAAATTCAAAGATAACCCTGCTGATTTTGACCAGCACCTGATGTTCCCATCGAACATCTTCGACCTGCTGCCACCAGATCATGATTGCTTCGTTTTTGAAGATATCTTCAAGCATATCGACACCTCTGAAGTGGAAAAGCAGTATCACCATCTTGGCCAGAATGCCTACCACCCACGACTGATTATATCGATCCTGATCTATGCCTATAGCCATGGTGTGTTCAGCTCCAGGGAGATTGAACGGCGCTGCAATCAGGACTTGGCTTTCATGTATATCGCCAAACAGCACTGCCCAAATTTCCGGGTGCTCAGTGACTTTCGTAAAAACCAGGCCACCTTTTTTAAAAGCAGTTTCAAACAGAGCGTGCTGCTCGCCCGGGAACTACAGATGGCCTCGCTGGGCCACATCGCTCTTGATGGTTCCAAATTCAAAGCCGACTCATCAAAGCATAAGGCCATGAGCTACGCACGACTTAAGGCCAAAGAAGCTGAATTAATGGCTGAAGTTGAGGCCCTGATTAAAAAAGCCGAAACCAGTGACAGTGAAGAGGACGATGCTTATCAGCAGGAGACTGGCTACAGCATTCCTGAAGACTTGCAATTCAAGCAGGAACGGTTAGAGAAAATCCAGGAGGCCAAAAAAGCGCTTGAAGAACGGGAACAGGCCCTGAATCCCGATAAGCCGATAGACGACAAAAAGCAAATCAGCTTTGCTGATCATGATGCCAGGATCATGGGTAAAAAAGGCAGTGGCTATCAGTACAGTTATAACGCCCAGATCAGCGTCGACAGCGATAATGGTATCATTGTTGGCCAGCACATCAGCCAGCATGCCAATGACAAGCAGGAAGTAAAGCCTGCACTTGAAGCCATTGCAGAAGCAACAGATAACGCGTCCATTGGCAAAATGAGTGAGGATAATGGCTATTACTCAGGGCCCAACCTGCAAGCGTTTGATGATGCGAACATTGACGCTTACATGGCTACGGATCGACAGGAGAAGCCTGCAACAGAGGGACTGGAAGACTCTGACAGAAAGTTTGTCAAAGCGGATTTTATTTACCATGAAGCAGACGACAGCTTTACCTGCCCTGCCGGTGAGAAGCTGATTTATAACACGGCTAGCAAAGCAAAACACAAAAGCTACCGCGTCAGTAAAGATATCTGCCGGGATTGCCCGTTACGTAAAAGGTGCAGTGGTGACAACAAAGACCCGGGGAAAGTGATTCGCACAGACCGCCACGAAGCCATACGCCAGGCGATGAACCGCAAAATGGAAACCAAAGAGGCCAAAGCGGTTTATGAGCGTCGCAAGGTGATTGCGGAACCGCCTTTTGGCCAAATCAAGAACTCAGGATTCAGAGGGTTCAGTGTCCGGGGTAAGGAAAAAGTGGCTGGAGAATTTTCACTGGTCTGCAGTGCTTATAATTTCAAAAAAATTGTCAAATCGGTTTCAACGGGATCAATCCGTCTTGAAGAAGCAAAAAGGCTTAAAATGGCAGCATAA